From Neisseria musculi, the proteins below share one genomic window:
- a CDS encoding LysR family transcriptional regulator produces the protein MDYNQLKTFIEVAHIGNLTQAAERLHLSQPAVSAQIKSLEKRLDVTLFKRTTNGMVLTPAGEVFLPEAEALLQHHHKLDCFAKTLSEHYVTHADLGLIHPVAPDRITALTQSILKQDPDIMLHIQYGMSGEIEQRVLDKQLHGGFFLGPVTRRSLRSLFLGDIQYSLVCHAGEAGRIKAGLPGSLEEYAWIEMSVVSSSRKHMQQFWRKYKISPKQQIICDYPQTIIDLVCEGTGLAMIPAQKAEAACAAGKPIYILDEYRQNLPLHFIYLDEFEEDPILNLLKECVESVWADTVV, from the coding sequence ATGGATTACAACCAGCTTAAAACCTTTATCGAAGTTGCCCACATCGGCAATCTGACCCAGGCAGCCGAGCGTTTGCACTTGTCGCAGCCGGCCGTTTCAGCGCAGATTAAATCGCTCGAAAAGCGATTGGACGTTACCCTGTTCAAACGCACCACCAACGGCATGGTACTCACCCCGGCAGGCGAAGTGTTCCTGCCGGAGGCCGAAGCCCTGCTGCAACACCACCACAAACTCGACTGCTTTGCCAAAACCCTTTCAGAACATTATGTTACCCATGCTGATCTCGGCCTTATCCACCCCGTTGCGCCCGACAGAATCACCGCTCTGACACAAAGCATCCTGAAGCAAGACCCCGATATCATGCTGCATATCCAATACGGCATGAGCGGCGAAATCGAGCAGCGGGTGTTGGACAAACAACTGCACGGCGGCTTCTTTCTCGGCCCCGTTACCCGCCGCAGCCTGCGCAGCCTGTTTCTCGGCGATATCCAATATTCGCTGGTCTGCCACGCAGGCGAAGCCGGCCGCATCAAGGCAGGCCTGCCCGGAAGTTTGGAAGAGTATGCGTGGATTGAAATGTCGGTGGTGTCGAGCAGCCGCAAACATATGCAGCAGTTTTGGCGCAAATACAAAATCTCGCCCAAACAGCAGATTATCTGCGATTACCCGCAAACCATCATCGATTTGGTTTGCGAAGGCACAGGGCTGGCGATGATACCTGCCCAAAAAGCAGAAGCTGCGTGTGCGGCAGGCAAACCCATTTACATTCTTGACGAATACCGCCAAAACTTGCCGCTTCACTTTATTTATCTCGATGAGTTTGAAGAAGATCCTATATTGAATCTGTTGAAAGAGTGTGTGGAAAGCGTATGGGCGGATACGGTTGTTTGA
- a CDS encoding trans-sulfuration enzyme family protein, with amino-acid sequence MKFATEVIHSSYDPDEHNRAIMPPVYQNSMFRMKEIGEQIPFRYARAGNPTRKVLEDTLAALEHGAAGFAFGSGMAGIDCVFRTFLRPGCTIIAVGDIYGGTYDLLTEVYASWGVNVVFADLTDPANLDKALAAHQNVAMVWLESPSNPLLRLVDIATLAAKAKAAGALVGIDNTFATPYLQNPLDMGCDIVFHSATKYLCGHSDVLMGVVAVKTEELARPMRTMMTNTGGVAGPMDCALVLRGIKTLALRMQRHCENALEIAKRLETHPAVEKVFYPGLPSHEHHALAGRQMKDFGGVVSIWLKNDSKEAADSVIKNLNMIQMAASLGGVESLINHCYSQSHSGVPHEIKTAAGIKTGLLRFSIGVEDVDDIWADIAAALDTALPGR; translated from the coding sequence ATGAAATTTGCCACCGAAGTTATCCACAGCAGCTATGATCCCGATGAACATAACCGCGCCATCATGCCTCCGGTTTACCAAAACAGCATGTTCCGCATGAAAGAAATCGGCGAGCAGATTCCGTTTCGTTATGCCCGCGCAGGCAACCCCACCCGCAAAGTGCTGGAAGACACCCTAGCCGCGCTGGAACACGGAGCGGCGGGCTTTGCCTTCGGCAGCGGCATGGCAGGCATCGACTGCGTGTTCCGCACTTTTCTGCGCCCGGGCTGCACCATCATTGCGGTGGGCGACATCTATGGCGGCACTTATGATTTACTCACCGAGGTGTATGCCTCGTGGGGCGTAAATGTGGTGTTTGCCGATTTAACCGACCCTGCCAATCTCGATAAGGCGTTGGCCGCACATCAAAATGTGGCGATGGTATGGCTGGAAAGCCCGTCCAACCCGCTGCTGCGGCTGGTGGATATTGCAACGCTGGCGGCAAAAGCCAAAGCAGCCGGCGCGCTGGTGGGCATCGACAACACCTTCGCTACGCCTTATCTGCAAAACCCGCTCGATATGGGCTGCGATATTGTGTTTCACTCGGCCACCAAATATTTGTGCGGCCATTCGGACGTGCTGATGGGTGTTGTGGCAGTAAAAACCGAAGAATTGGCGCGCCCTATGCGCACCATGATGACGAACACCGGCGGTGTGGCCGGACCGATGGACTGCGCACTGGTGCTGCGCGGCATCAAAACGCTGGCTCTGCGTATGCAGCGGCATTGCGAAAACGCGCTGGAGATCGCCAAACGGCTGGAAACACACCCTGCGGTGGAAAAAGTGTTTTACCCCGGCCTGCCCTCGCACGAGCACCACGCCTTAGCCGGGCGGCAGATGAAAGATTTCGGCGGTGTGGTGAGCATCTGGCTGAAAAACGACAGCAAAGAAGCTGCCGACAGCGTAATTAAAAACCTGAACATGATTCAGATGGCCGCCAGCCTGGGCGGGGTGGAAAGCCTGATTAACCATTGCTATTCACAGTCGCACAGCGGTGTACCGCACGAAATCAAAACCGCTGCCGGCATCAAAACCGGCCTGCTGCGGTTTTCTATCGGCGTAGAGGATGTTGATGATATTTGGGCGGATATTGCCGCCGCGCTGGACACGGCCTTGCCCGGCCGCTGA
- a CDS encoding CvpA family protein, translating to MATFDLLASGLIGLCIIVSMMRGMIAEAASLIIWIASFLAAKTFAVPFSEIAFRSFEPRPLAVSLSFIVLFAAAWLLQRCLRSLLTGAAQASGLGGINRLLGGAFGALKGILLVTLAVIVCSFTDLPQTDGWRQSVSAGYFESLAQFAVPYLPAALADKIQYQPL from the coding sequence ATGGCCACCTTCGACCTTCTCGCCTCCGGCCTGATCGGCCTGTGCATTATCGTTTCAATGATGCGCGGCATGATTGCCGAAGCAGCTTCTTTAATCATTTGGATTGCGTCATTTCTTGCAGCCAAAACATTCGCCGTACCTTTTTCGGAAATCGCGTTCCGCTCATTCGAACCGCGCCCTTTGGCCGTATCCCTGTCTTTTATCGTTTTGTTTGCTGCCGCATGGCTGCTGCAGCGTTGTTTGCGCTCGCTGCTTACCGGTGCCGCGCAGGCCTCGGGTTTGGGCGGCATCAACCGCCTGCTCGGCGGCGCATTCGGGGCACTGAAAGGTATTTTGCTGGTTACGTTGGCGGTAATCGTCTGCTCGTTTACCGATCTGCCGCAAACCGATGGCTGGCGGCAGTCGGTCAGTGCGGGCTATTTCGAATCGCTGGCACAATTTGCCGTACCCTATCTGCCGGCCGCCCTTGCAGATAAAATACAGTATCAACCTCTTTAA
- the folC gene encoding bifunctional tetrahydrofolate synthase/dihydrofolate synthase codes for MKTLNDWLSHLETAHSAGLIDMGLARAGEVKNTMRLEPQCPVIVVAGTNGKGSVCAFLTQIYKQAGFKVGTLTSPHLLRYNERICISGEPVSDEAITAAFERIEAARGSVSLTYFEFNTLAAVDIFMRENVDVMVLEVGLGGRLDAVNIFDADCAVVTGVDLDHQSFLGDTVEAAAHEKAGVFRSGKPAVCGQNPPPEPLRRHAENIGADLLLAKRDFDFSRMEQQQWSFHFHPTAASGLSDGLKRNRNALPIPALRGAYQLGNAACALAVIECLNPRLPVDIGSIKRALLLVHNPGRFQVLPGRPLTILDVAHNPHAARALRQSLIALPFAEKRTAVFSILADKDSDGVIDTVKDQFDQWYIAPLHLPRGMSAAEIKQKLNHHGITSVQSFENIQTAYQAALAQAGENDRITVFGSFHTVAEAMATL; via the coding sequence ATGAAAACATTAAACGACTGGTTATCGCATCTCGAAACCGCCCACAGCGCGGGGCTGATTGATATGGGTTTGGCGCGCGCGGGCGAAGTGAAAAACACCATGCGGTTGGAGCCGCAATGCCCCGTGATTGTGGTAGCAGGCACCAACGGAAAAGGCTCGGTGTGCGCCTTTCTCACCCAGATTTACAAGCAGGCCGGCTTCAAAGTAGGCACGCTCACCAGCCCGCACCTGCTCCGATACAACGAGCGCATCTGCATCAGCGGCGAGCCTGTAAGCGATGAAGCGATTACAGCTGCGTTTGAGCGCATCGAAGCGGCGCGCGGCAGCGTTTCCCTCACTTATTTCGAATTCAACACGCTGGCCGCCGTTGATATTTTTATGCGCGAAAACGTTGATGTGATGGTGTTGGAAGTCGGCCTCGGCGGGCGATTGGACGCAGTAAACATTTTTGATGCCGACTGCGCCGTGGTAACCGGTGTCGATCTTGACCACCAATCGTTTCTGGGCGACACCGTTGAAGCGGCCGCCCACGAAAAAGCCGGCGTGTTCCGCAGCGGCAAACCCGCTGTCTGCGGCCAAAACCCTCCGCCCGAACCGCTGCGCCGCCACGCCGAAAATATCGGTGCCGACCTGCTTTTGGCCAAGCGCGATTTCGATTTCAGCCGTATGGAGCAGCAACAATGGTCGTTCCACTTCCATCCCACCGCCGCATCGGGGCTTTCAGACGGCCTCAAACGCAACCGCAACGCCCTGCCCATACCCGCCCTGCGCGGTGCCTACCAACTGGGCAACGCCGCTTGTGCGCTGGCCGTTATCGAATGCCTCAACCCGCGCCTGCCTGTCGATATCGGCTCCATCAAACGCGCTCTGCTGCTGGTTCACAACCCCGGCCGCTTCCAAGTGCTGCCCGGCCGCCCGCTCACCATTCTCGATGTCGCCCACAACCCGCACGCCGCCCGCGCCCTGCGCCAAAGCTTGATTGCCCTGCCTTTCGCCGAAAAACGCACCGCCGTGTTCAGCATTTTGGCCGACAAAGATTCAGACGGCGTGATCGACACCGTGAAAGACCAGTTTGACCAATGGTATATCGCCCCACTGCATCTGCCGCGCGGTATGTCTGCGGCAGAAATAAAACAGAAACTCAACCACCACGGCATAACCTCCGTGCAGAGCTTTGAAAATATTCAAACGGCCTATCAGGCAGCTTTGGCGCAGGCCGGGGAAAATGATAGAATCACGGTTTTTGGTTCTTTCCACACCGTTGCCGAGGCCATGGCTACTTTGTAA
- a CDS encoding protein YgfX, with product MRPFQTAFKPSPAGKALTVFLHLWAAYLCLTAFHGTARIIGLLLLAAAFFRAWHSQNLRHADAVHKITVSPQGRAVVFTGRPPADFEAVLRPGSLVSPYAMFLKWDVGGRTIWQFVLPDMTERESFRRLLVWARWGQPKD from the coding sequence ATGCGACCTTTTCAGACGGCCTTCAAACCTTCGCCCGCCGGCAAAGCCCTAACGGTGTTTCTGCATCTTTGGGCGGCTTATCTCTGCCTCACCGCGTTTCACGGCACGGCACGCATCATCGGCCTGCTGTTGCTGGCTGCCGCTTTTTTCCGGGCGTGGCACAGCCAAAACCTGCGCCACGCCGATGCCGTACACAAAATCACCGTCAGCCCGCAAGGGAGGGCGGTGGTGTTTACCGGCCGGCCGCCAGCCGATTTTGAAGCCGTGTTGCGCCCGGGCAGCCTGGTTTCGCCTTACGCCATGTTTTTGAAATGGGATGTGGGCGGCCGCACAATATGGCAGTTTGTACTGCCCGATATGACGGAGCGCGAAAGCTTCCGCCGCCTGCTGGTTTGGGCACGCTGGGGGCAGCCTAAAGATTAA
- the folE2 gene encoding GTP cyclohydrolase FolE2 translates to MNTIADVQSTRDLRNLPINQVGIKDLRFPIAISTAEGVQATVARLGMTVFLPADQKGTHMSRFVALMERQTEALDFGRLKMLTEEMVALLDSHSGKISVSFPFFRKKSAPVSGIESLLDYDVTLSGEIEKGEYRQTLKVLVPVTSLCPCSKEISQYGAHNQRSHVTVTITCGREVAIEEIIDLVESQASCQLYGLLKRPDEKYVTEQAYENPKFVEDMVRDVATRLIADNRICGFTVESENFESIHNHSAYAYIAYP, encoded by the coding sequence ATGAACACTATTGCAGACGTGCAATCCACCCGCGATTTGCGCAATTTGCCGATTAACCAGGTCGGCATCAAAGACTTACGTTTCCCTATTGCCATCAGTACCGCAGAAGGGGTGCAGGCTACCGTTGCCCGCTTGGGCATGACGGTGTTTCTGCCGGCCGACCAAAAAGGCACCCATATGTCGCGCTTTGTTGCGTTGATGGAGCGTCAAACCGAAGCGTTGGACTTCGGGCGTTTAAAAATGCTTACCGAAGAAATGGTGGCACTTTTGGATTCGCATTCGGGAAAAATCAGCGTGTCGTTTCCCTTTTTCCGAAAAAAAAGCGCGCCTGTGTCAGGCATAGAATCATTGCTTGATTACGATGTAACGTTAAGCGGAGAAATCGAAAAAGGCGAATACCGCCAAACGCTCAAAGTGTTGGTGCCGGTAACCAGCCTGTGCCCGTGTTCGAAGGAAATTTCGCAATACGGCGCGCACAACCAACGCTCGCACGTTACCGTAACCATTACCTGCGGCCGCGAAGTGGCCATAGAAGAAATCATTGATTTGGTGGAATCGCAGGCTTCGTGCCAGCTTTACGGGCTGCTCAAACGCCCTGATGAGAAATATGTTACCGAGCAGGCTTATGAAAACCCGAAATTTGTGGAAGACATGGTGCGCGATGTTGCCACCCGCTTAATTGCCGACAACCGCATCTGCGGCTTTACGGTCGAAAGTGAAAACTTCGAGTCGATACACAACCATTCGGCTTATGCCTATATTGCCTATCCCTAA
- a CDS encoding DUF485 domain-containing protein: MDKQTARQVLSHPKFKQMAQQKAMIGWGFSAVVFVMYVAYIWLIGTAPEMFGKPVSEGGITTWGVYAGIFVIVFSFITTGIYVSIANGKFEEMTQEVVREVQGEK; this comes from the coding sequence ATGGATAAACAAACTGCACGGCAAGTGCTCTCACATCCGAAATTCAAACAGATGGCGCAACAAAAAGCGATGATAGGCTGGGGATTTTCGGCTGTTGTTTTTGTGATGTATGTGGCTTATATCTGGCTGATCGGTACTGCCCCCGAAATGTTCGGCAAACCCGTATCCGAGGGCGGCATCACCACTTGGGGCGTTTACGCCGGCATCTTCGTGATTGTGTTTTCATTTATCACCACCGGCATCTATGTCAGCATAGCCAACGGTAAATTTGAAGAAATGACCCAAGAAGTTGTGCGTGAAGTTCAGGGAGAAAAATAA
- a CDS encoding SPOR domain-containing protein has translation MSNNRFHSLNEYEKLKRKNRRRLVGASALVIFAGILLANVLNQSSTEEAAGNISIEKTASAESEATAQTETANQAAAADDASDLSPAVVLEPAPADTETTELSNPLANPPAQTPAQPAPAEQTVSESAAQTAAATAAAKAAAEKKAAQAKPAAKPLQAETPKPQPKPQPKPEETAPPPVVVINNRIEPDAEAGRKAAAKKAEAERLKQQAQQKAAAPKNEQETQARETRGQAAAKEAERRKTARSAEQEKGRLKAQQEARAKAESEKRAAETAKKKQQQASRKAAQDALNNKAAQASVEKSDPKTILEGKPASQKAIIQAGAYSSRDQAKQTQQKLADAGVSAYITEVETSKGKVYRVRTGHYPDRETAGKALQRLRKKGADGIIIGQP, from the coding sequence ATGTCAAACAACCGTTTCCATTCACTCAATGAATACGAAAAACTGAAGCGCAAAAACCGCCGCCGTTTGGTTGGCGCGTCTGCGTTGGTGATATTTGCCGGCATTTTGCTGGCCAATGTGTTGAACCAAAGCAGCACCGAAGAAGCCGCCGGCAACATCAGTATCGAAAAAACCGCCTCCGCCGAATCGGAAGCCACAGCGCAGACAGAGACTGCCAACCAAGCCGCCGCTGCCGATGATGCTTCCGACTTATCCCCTGCTGTCGTGTTGGAACCCGCCCCGGCCGATACCGAAACCACAGAACTGAGCAACCCGCTTGCTAACCCGCCCGCACAAACGCCGGCACAGCCCGCGCCCGCAGAGCAAACGGTATCCGAATCCGCCGCCCAAACCGCCGCGGCAACCGCAGCCGCAAAAGCAGCGGCCGAGAAAAAAGCGGCGCAAGCCAAACCCGCCGCCAAACCCTTGCAGGCCGAAACGCCCAAACCCCAACCCAAGCCGCAGCCCAAGCCCGAAGAAACCGCTCCGCCGCCCGTGGTGGTCATCAACAACCGCATCGAGCCCGATGCCGAAGCCGGGCGTAAAGCCGCTGCCAAAAAAGCCGAAGCCGAACGTCTGAAACAGCAGGCGCAGCAAAAGGCAGCAGCACCCAAAAACGAACAGGAAACACAAGCACGCGAAACACGCGGGCAGGCCGCAGCCAAAGAAGCCGAACGCCGCAAAACCGCACGTTCGGCCGAGCAGGAAAAAGGCCGTCTGAAAGCGCAACAAGAAGCCCGCGCCAAAGCGGAATCTGAAAAACGCGCGGCCGAAACCGCCAAGAAAAAACAGCAGCAAGCCAGCCGCAAAGCCGCGCAAGATGCGTTAAACAACAAAGCCGCGCAAGCATCGGTTGAAAAAAGCGACCCCAAAACCATTCTGGAAGGCAAACCCGCTTCCCAAAAAGCCATTATTCAGGCCGGCGCATACAGCAGCCGCGATCAAGCCAAACAAACGCAGCAGAAACTGGCCGATGCAGGCGTGAGCGCCTACATCACCGAAGTGGAAACCAGCAAAGGCAAGGTTTACCGCGTGCGCACCGGCCATTACCCTGATCGGGAAACCGCCGGCAAAGCTTTGCAACGGCTGCGCAAAAAAGGGGCAGACGGCATCATAATCGGACAACCCTGA
- a CDS encoding cation acetate symporter: MNKFLIGIPALLASGSVWADALTGDVEKQPLNISAIVMFLIFVGATLFITKWAAKQNKSTKDFYTAGGGISGFQNGLAIAGDFMSAASFLGISAMVYTTGYDGLIYSTGFLVGWPIVLFLIAERLRNLGKFTFSDVVAYRLKQGPVRVFAASGSLLVVILYLIAQVVGAGKLIQLLFGMSYTSAVVIVGALMVAYVLFGGMLATTWVQIIKAVMLLSGASFMAFMILKASGFSLENMFLKATEIHEKGAAIMSPGGLVSNPIDALSLGLALMFGTAGLPHILMRFFTVPDAKEARKSVFVATGFIGYFYLLTFIIGFGAIIFVTKDNPQFFTTMIKEGKSVVEMIGGTNMAAVHLSGALGGNLFLGFISAVAFATILAVVAGLTLSGASAVSHDLYASVFRKGQASQEQEMRVSRLATLGLGVMAIVLGIAFENQNVAFMVGLAFALAASANFPILALSMFWKGLTTRGAVIGGFLGLLAAFVLIILGPTVWVKVLHHKEALFPYSNPALFSIPLAFVAAWFFSITDKSKQAGLDKAGFEAQYVRSMTGIGAAEASDH, encoded by the coding sequence ATGAATAAATTTTTAATCGGTATTCCGGCTCTGCTCGCTTCGGGCAGCGTTTGGGCAGACGCCTTAACCGGCGATGTGGAAAAACAGCCGCTGAATATTTCGGCGATTGTGATGTTTCTGATTTTCGTGGGCGCAACGCTGTTCATCACCAAGTGGGCGGCCAAGCAAAACAAATCCACCAAAGATTTCTACACCGCCGGCGGCGGCATTTCCGGCTTTCAAAACGGCCTGGCCATTGCAGGGGACTTTATGTCCGCCGCCTCGTTTCTGGGCATTTCGGCCATGGTGTACACCACCGGCTACGATGGCCTGATCTATTCCACCGGCTTCTTGGTGGGCTGGCCCATCGTTTTGTTTCTGATTGCCGAACGTTTGCGCAACCTCGGTAAATTCACTTTTTCAGACGTGGTGGCCTACCGCCTCAAACAAGGGCCCGTGCGCGTATTTGCCGCCAGCGGCTCCTTATTGGTGGTGATTCTCTACCTGATAGCCCAAGTTGTAGGCGCAGGCAAACTGATCCAACTGCTGTTCGGCATGAGCTACACTTCCGCCGTGGTTATTGTGGGCGCGCTGATGGTGGCTTATGTGTTGTTCGGCGGCATGCTGGCCACCACCTGGGTGCAGATTATCAAAGCCGTGATGCTGCTTTCGGGCGCTTCGTTTATGGCCTTTATGATTTTGAAAGCCTCGGGCTTCAGCTTGGAAAACATGTTTTTGAAAGCCACCGAAATCCACGAAAAAGGCGCTGCCATCATGTCGCCCGGCGGCTTGGTTTCCAATCCGATAGACGCACTCTCGCTGGGGTTGGCATTAATGTTCGGCACCGCCGGCCTGCCGCATATCCTGATGCGCTTCTTTACCGTGCCCGATGCCAAAGAAGCACGCAAATCAGTATTTGTGGCCACGGGCTTCATCGGCTATTTCTATCTTTTAACCTTCATCATCGGCTTCGGTGCGATTATCTTCGTTACCAAAGACAACCCCCAGTTCTTCACCACCATGATTAAAGAGGGCAAATCCGTTGTAGAAATGATAGGCGGCACCAATATGGCGGCGGTTCACTTGTCGGGCGCACTCGGCGGCAACCTCTTTTTGGGCTTTATTTCCGCCGTAGCGTTCGCCACCATTCTCGCAGTAGTGGCCGGCCTGACCCTTTCCGGCGCATCGGCCGTGAGCCATGACCTTTACGCTTCGGTTTTCCGCAAAGGCCAAGCCTCGCAAGAGCAGGAAATGCGCGTATCGCGTTTGGCTACCTTAGGCTTGGGCGTGATGGCCATCGTGTTGGGCATCGCCTTTGAAAACCAAAACGTTGCCTTTATGGTGGGCTTGGCATTCGCACTGGCGGCCTCGGCCAACTTCCCGATTCTCGCCCTGTCGATGTTCTGGAAAGGCCTGACTACGCGCGGCGCGGTTATCGGCGGCTTTCTCGGCCTGCTGGCGGCTTTTGTGCTGATTATCCTCGGCCCGACCGTGTGGGTGAAAGTGCTGCACCACAAAGAAGCCCTCTTCCCCTACAGCAACCCCGCCCTGTTTTCGATTCCGCTGGCCTTTGTTGCTGCCTGGTTTTTCTCGATTACCGACAAATCCAAACAGGCCGGGCTGGATAAAGCAGGCTTTGAAGCACAATATGTCCGCTCCATGACCGGCATCGGCGCGGCAGAAGCCAGCGACCACTAA
- the purF gene encoding amidophosphoribosyltransferase — MCGVLGMVAYQPVNQSLYDGLQMLQHRGQDAAGIVTVEGSIFHMHKGKGMVRDVFRTRNMRDLTGNAGIAHVRYPTAGNAESAAEAQPFYVSSPFGIVLAHNGNLTNTEELYENVCHKHLRHINTRSDSEVLLNVFAHELRRAVTDSNASQLSVDNIFEAVAKLHKRIRGAYGVVAVIAGYGLVAFRDPLGIRPLVLGTQTDSDGRTAYAVASESVAFNAIEFDLERDIAPGEAVFISLDGQFFSRRCAANTSLSPCLFEYVYFARPDSVIDNVSVYRARLGMGVALAEKVRRELPLNDIDVVMPIPDTSRPSAMELAHHLGKPYREGLIKNRYIGRTFIMPGQATRKKSVRQKLSPMESEFKGKSVLLVDDSIVRGTTSREIVEMVRASGARKVYFASAAPEVRYPNVYGIDMPTHEELIANGRNKNEIAREIGADGCVFQDLGELEQVVKSLNPAIDSFDASCFSGCYPTGDIDETYLQKLSADKSLPAALTGTIHTAIRISNHPEDDE; from the coding sequence ATGTGTGGCGTATTGGGCATGGTAGCCTACCAACCTGTAAACCAAAGCCTTTATGACGGCCTGCAAATGCTGCAACACCGCGGCCAAGATGCTGCCGGCATCGTTACCGTAGAAGGCAGCATTTTCCATATGCACAAAGGCAAAGGCATGGTGCGCGATGTGTTCCGCACCCGAAATATGCGTGATCTGACAGGCAATGCCGGCATCGCCCATGTGCGCTATCCTACCGCAGGCAACGCCGAGAGCGCGGCCGAAGCGCAACCGTTTTACGTCAGCTCGCCGTTCGGCATCGTGCTGGCGCACAACGGCAACCTTACCAATACCGAAGAACTCTATGAAAACGTGTGCCACAAGCATTTGCGCCACATCAATACCCGCTCCGATTCGGAAGTGCTGCTCAATGTGTTTGCCCATGAATTGCGCCGCGCAGTTACCGACTCCAATGCTTCGCAACTGAGCGTTGACAATATCTTCGAGGCCGTTGCCAAACTGCACAAACGCATACGCGGTGCATACGGTGTGGTGGCTGTGATTGCCGGTTACGGGCTGGTGGCTTTCCGCGATCCGCTCGGTATCCGCCCGCTGGTGCTGGGCACACAAACCGATTCAGACGGCCGCACTGCCTATGCCGTTGCTTCCGAATCGGTTGCCTTCAATGCCATCGAGTTTGATTTGGAACGCGACATTGCCCCCGGCGAAGCCGTTTTCATTTCTTTAGACGGGCAGTTTTTCTCACGCCGGTGCGCCGCAAACACCAGCCTCAGCCCCTGTCTGTTCGAATACGTTTACTTCGCCCGCCCCGATTCAGTAATCGACAATGTTTCCGTTTACCGCGCCCGCTTGGGCATGGGCGTAGCACTGGCCGAAAAAGTGAGGCGCGAGCTGCCGCTCAACGATATTGATGTGGTGATGCCGATTCCCGACACCAGCCGCCCCAGTGCAATGGAACTGGCGCACCATTTAGGCAAACCCTACCGCGAAGGGCTGATTAAAAACCGCTACATCGGCCGCACCTTCATCATGCCCGGTCAAGCCACGCGCAAAAAATCAGTACGCCAAAAACTCAGCCCGATGGAATCTGAATTTAAAGGAAAAAGTGTGCTGTTGGTTGATGATTCCATCGTTCGCGGCACCACCAGCCGAGAAATTGTCGAAATGGTGCGCGCTTCCGGCGCCCGCAAAGTCTATTTTGCCTCGGCTGCCCCCGAAGTACGCTACCCCAACGTTTACGGCATCGATATGCCAACCCACGAAGAGCTGATTGCCAACGGCCGCAACAAAAACGAAATCGCCCGCGAAATCGGTGCCGATGGCTGTGTTTTCCAAGATTTGGGCGAGCTGGAGCAGGTGGTGAAATCACTCAACCCTGCCATCGATTCATTCGATGCTTCATGCTTCAGCGGCTGCTATCCCACCGGCGATATCGATGAAACCTACCTGCAAAAACTTTCTGCCGACAAATCCCTGCCCGCCGCGCTCACCGGCACCATCCACACGGCAATACGCATCAGCAACCACCCGGAAGACGATGAATAA